The following proteins are encoded in a genomic region of Tenacibaculum sp. 190524A05c:
- a CDS encoding YggS family pyridoxal phosphate-dependent enzyme gives MIKENLNSIQQDIPNHVTLVAVSKTKPIADIQEAYDAGQRVFGENKVQEMVTKYDALPKDIEWHMIGHLQRNKVKYMAHFVDLIHGVDSLKTLQEINKQAKKHNRVINCLLQARIAEEETKFGLSFDDIQEIVNDDSFKELTNIKVVGLMGMATFTDNQAQVKKEFTSLESFFNTIKVEVKNNFELKILSMGMSGDYQLAIDCGSTMVRIGSSIFGARNYFV, from the coding sequence ATGATAAAAGAAAACTTAAATTCAATACAACAAGATATTCCTAACCACGTAACTCTTGTTGCGGTTTCAAAAACTAAACCTATCGCAGATATTCAAGAAGCATATGATGCTGGACAACGTGTTTTTGGTGAAAACAAAGTTCAAGAAATGGTGACAAAGTACGATGCTTTACCGAAGGATATCGAATGGCATATGATTGGTCATTTACAACGTAATAAGGTAAAGTATATGGCTCATTTTGTTGATTTGATTCATGGCGTAGATAGTTTAAAAACACTTCAAGAAATAAACAAGCAAGCTAAAAAACACAATCGTGTAATAAATTGTTTATTACAAGCTCGTATTGCTGAGGAAGAAACTAAATTCGGACTTTCTTTTGATGATATTCAAGAAATTGTAAATGATGACTCTTTTAAAGAATTGACGAATATTAAAGTTGTTGGATTAATGGGAATGGCTACATTTACCGATAATCAAGCTCAAGTTAAGAAAGAATTTACTTCGTTAGAGTCATTTTTTAATACAATTAAAGTAGAAGTTAAAAATAATTTTGAGTTAAAAATTCTTTCCATGGGAATGAGTGGAGACTACCAATTAGCTATAGATTGTGGTAGTACAATGGTAAGAATTGGAAGTTCTATTTTTGGCGCTAGAAACTACTTTGTTTAA
- the miaA gene encoding tRNA (adenosine(37)-N6)-dimethylallyltransferase MiaA produces MNTLITIVGPTAIGKTALSIQLAQHFKSDIISCDSRQFYKEMCIGTAVPDPDELAAATHHFIQNRSVFEDYNVGSFEKDALQKLDELFEKNPIQIMVGGSGLYVDAVVKGFDYFPDVDPKIREALTEELNSSGLSTLQQKLKELDPTTYQTIATDNPHRVIRALEICIGTGLPYSSFINKDKKQRNFKTIKVGLTADREIIYDRINRRVDIMMENGLLEEAKALYPHKALNALQTVGYRELFEYFDGNWELDFAISEIKKNTRRFAKRQLTWFKRYQNTVWFDFQEDISTIISQVSELIK; encoded by the coding sequence ATGAATACGTTAATTACTATTGTTGGACCAACGGCGATTGGAAAAACTGCTCTTAGTATTCAGTTAGCACAACATTTTAAATCGGATATTATTTCTTGTGATTCTCGACAGTTTTATAAAGAAATGTGTATTGGTACTGCTGTACCCGATCCAGATGAACTTGCTGCTGCAACTCATCATTTCATTCAAAATAGAAGTGTATTTGAGGATTATAATGTTGGTAGCTTTGAAAAAGATGCTTTACAAAAGTTAGATGAGTTATTTGAAAAAAATCCTATTCAAATAATGGTTGGTGGAAGCGGATTGTATGTTGATGCTGTTGTAAAAGGATTTGATTATTTTCCTGATGTTGATCCGAAGATTCGAGAAGCTTTAACTGAGGAATTGAATTCTTCTGGTTTGAGTACCTTACAACAAAAATTAAAAGAATTAGATCCGACAACATATCAAACAATTGCAACTGATAATCCACACAGAGTTATTAGAGCGTTAGAAATTTGTATTGGAACAGGACTTCCCTACTCTTCCTTCATTAATAAAGATAAAAAGCAACGTAATTTTAAAACGATTAAAGTCGGATTAACTGCGGACCGTGAAATTATTTACGATAGAATTAACCGTCGTGTGGATATAATGATGGAAAACGGTTTGTTAGAAGAAGCTAAGGCTCTGTATCCTCATAAAGCATTAAATGCGTTACAAACAGTCGGATATCGTGAACTATTCGAATACTTTGATGGCAATTGGGAATTAGACTTTGCAATTTCTGAAATCAAAAAGAATACAAGACGATTTGCAAAGCGACAATTAACTTGGTTTAAAAGGTATCAAAACACGGTTTGGTTCGATTTTCAGGAAGATATTTCAACTATAATTTCTCAAGTTTCTGAGCTTATAAAATAA
- a CDS encoding glycoside hydrolase family 25 protein: MKSFNDFEIAILHQISSFRKEGIISLKDFLEKIFFNPEEGKALIIQLREQYAIFFITNKIYNNPISQREAIIEFSQLLALLDFLNTQGVISIFRNQHLVKEPMYFLSSIFHEPKIENNKIILNDNGLYTDKPEELKNAKGDVIYKGIQFNDSHFVIKNLMGNIVISDKINTIIDEINPVQKKTPFYKHKIFRWVALLLLVLGLSYGIHSSNTKNTQQLHKSIQQLHKKIKVVKTQKNRASKTLVPKKNIKHFGIDISKWNGAILKNNLPDSIDFVICKATEGKNFLDPMFSYNWKEIQQKKLKRGAYHFYVILDNPITQANFFWEQIKDLSSTDFPPIVDIEHDSFEGMNSTSSNNKNLQQNLLTFLTRIQQLSGRTPMVYTNHKFANAHLTSARFSKYPLWIADYENKTSPNIPDAWINKGWTAWQKSPSYHIDSKTIDLDVYIER, translated from the coding sequence ATGAAAAGTTTTAATGACTTTGAGATTGCGATTTTACATCAAATAAGTTCTTTTCGTAAAGAAGGTATCATTAGTTTAAAAGATTTTCTGGAAAAGATATTCTTCAATCCAGAGGAAGGAAAAGCATTAATTATTCAGTTAAGAGAACAATATGCTATTTTCTTTATTACCAATAAAATCTACAATAATCCTATTTCTCAGAGGGAAGCAATTATAGAATTCAGTCAGTTATTGGCTCTTTTGGATTTTTTAAATACACAAGGTGTTATTTCTATTTTTAGGAATCAACATTTGGTAAAAGAACCTATGTATTTCCTCAGTTCTATTTTTCATGAGCCAAAAATTGAGAATAATAAAATCATCTTGAATGATAATGGATTGTATACAGACAAACCTGAGGAATTAAAAAATGCCAAAGGAGATGTTATTTATAAAGGAATTCAGTTTAACGATAGTCATTTCGTAATTAAAAACTTAATGGGAAATATTGTTATTTCTGATAAGATTAACACCATTATAGATGAAATCAATCCAGTACAAAAGAAAACTCCATTTTATAAGCATAAGATATTCCGTTGGGTAGCTTTATTACTTTTAGTTTTGGGATTATCTTATGGAATTCATTCTTCTAATACCAAAAACACGCAACAACTACATAAGTCTATCCAGCAATTACATAAAAAAATCAAAGTTGTAAAAACTCAAAAGAATCGCGCTTCTAAAACCTTGGTTCCTAAGAAGAACATTAAGCATTTTGGAATTGATATTTCTAAATGGAATGGAGCTATTCTTAAGAATAACTTACCTGATAGTATAGACTTTGTAATCTGTAAAGCTACAGAAGGTAAAAACTTTCTAGATCCAATGTTTTCGTATAATTGGAAAGAAATACAACAAAAGAAGCTAAAACGTGGTGCATATCATTTCTATGTTATTTTAGATAATCCTATTACTCAAGCGAACTTCTTTTGGGAACAAATTAAAGACTTAAGTTCAACCGACTTCCCTCCTATTGTTGATATTGAACATGATAGTTTTGAAGGAATGAATTCAACATCTTCAAACAACAAAAATCTTCAACAAAACTTACTTACATTTTTAACTAGAATTCAACAATTATCTGGAAGAACTCCAATGGTATATACCAATCATAAATTTGCCAATGCACATTTAACAAGTGCTCGTTTTTCAAAATATCCTCTTTGGATTGCTGATTATGAAAATAAAACTTCTCCTAATATCCCTGATGCTTGGATTAATAAAGGATGGACAGCTTGGCAAAAAAGTCCTTCTTATCATATCGACTCAAAAACTATTGATTTAGATGTTTATATAGAGCGTTAA
- a CDS encoding vWA domain-containing protein — MINEFKKGLRFEKYEAEEVSPFDKLFDIFKELITYTSGDFDEAFEWLTQLDQEYNLTTPDYTLDDFLEDLKNKGYIREEIDPTNTEGSGEGNLKITAKTEQAIRQNALDQIFGKLKKSRLGNHKTKVIGQGDEHTGEYRNFHFGDALDRISITESIKNAQINNGIGNFSLTERDLIVEETNFKAQMSTVLMIDISHSMILYGEDRITPAKKVAMALVELIKTRYPKDTIDILVFGNDAWPISVKELPYLKVGPYHTNTVAGLQLAMDILRRKRNTNKQIFMITDGKPSCLRLSDGTYYKNSNGLDSYIVEKCYNMASQARKLHIPITTFMIAQDPYLMQFIRQFTQANQGKAFYTGLKGLGEMIFEDYEQNRKKRIRGK, encoded by the coding sequence ATGATTAATGAATTCAAAAAAGGATTACGATTTGAAAAGTATGAAGCAGAAGAAGTTTCTCCATTTGACAAGTTATTCGATATTTTTAAAGAATTAATTACCTACACTTCTGGTGATTTTGATGAAGCCTTTGAATGGCTAACTCAACTTGACCAAGAATACAATTTAACTACTCCAGATTATACTTTAGATGATTTCCTTGAAGATTTGAAAAACAAAGGATATATAAGAGAGGAAATTGATCCAACGAATACGGAAGGTAGTGGAGAAGGTAATTTAAAAATAACTGCAAAAACAGAACAAGCCATTCGCCAGAATGCTTTGGATCAGATTTTTGGTAAGCTTAAAAAAAGCCGATTAGGGAATCACAAAACAAAAGTAATTGGACAAGGTGATGAACATACCGGAGAATATAGAAACTTTCATTTTGGTGATGCATTAGATCGTATATCAATAACAGAGAGCATAAAAAATGCTCAAATTAATAATGGTATAGGTAATTTCTCATTAACGGAACGCGACTTAATCGTTGAAGAAACCAACTTTAAAGCTCAAATGAGTACGGTTTTAATGATTGATATTAGTCACAGTATGATATTGTATGGAGAAGATCGAATTACTCCTGCAAAGAAAGTAGCTATGGCTCTAGTGGAATTAATAAAAACACGATACCCGAAAGACACTATCGATATTTTGGTTTTTGGAAACGATGCTTGGCCTATTTCAGTTAAGGAATTACCGTATTTAAAAGTAGGTCCTTATCATACAAATACTGTTGCTGGATTACAATTAGCAATGGATATTCTACGAAGAAAGCGAAATACAAACAAGCAAATCTTTATGATAACTGATGGTAAACCTAGTTGTTTGAGATTGTCTGACGGAACGTATTACAAAAACAGTAATGGATTAGATAGTTATATTGTAGAAAAATGCTACAACATGGCTTCTCAGGCCAGAAAGCTGCATATCCCTATAACTACTTTCATGATTGCACAAGATCCATATTTGATGCAGTTTATACGACAATTCACTCAGGCAAATCAAGGAAAAGCTTTTTACACAGGCTTAAAAGGATTGGGTGAAATGATTTTTGAAGACTATGAACAAAATAGAAAAAAACGAATTAGAGGAAAATAA
- a CDS encoding ion transporter, which yields MAENQSKLNWKRQLHEIIYEADTPAGKLFDVILLIAIIVSIALVMLESVNPIGEQYKTELNIAEWIITILFTLEYILRIISISKPKKYIFSFYGLIDFLSTIPKYLSVIFTGTHSLVALRALRLLRVFRILKLGRFIGESEHLAKALKASRARISVFLFFVLIICIILGSVMYLIEGSENGFTSIPRSVYWAIVTLTTVGYGDIAPATPIGQFIASAIMILGYAIIAIPTGIISSEIAKEDKVNLNTQSCPHCATEGHVDGAIFCHHCGNKLNE from the coding sequence TTGGCTGAAAATCAATCAAAATTAAATTGGAAAAGACAACTTCATGAAATTATTTATGAAGCTGATACTCCTGCAGGAAAACTTTTCGATGTTATCCTTTTGATTGCCATTATTGTTAGTATTGCCTTGGTAATGCTAGAAAGTGTAAATCCAATTGGTGAGCAGTATAAAACAGAACTTAATATTGCTGAGTGGATTATTACCATACTCTTTACTTTAGAATATATTCTTAGAATAATTTCAATAAGCAAGCCTAAAAAGTACATCTTTAGCTTTTATGGTTTAATTGATTTTTTATCTACTATTCCAAAATATTTATCGGTAATTTTTACAGGAACACATAGTTTAGTTGCGTTAAGAGCGTTACGATTATTACGTGTGTTTCGAATATTAAAATTAGGTCGTTTTATTGGTGAATCAGAACATTTAGCAAAAGCTTTAAAAGCAAGTAGAGCACGAATTTCTGTTTTTCTATTTTTTGTATTAATCATCTGTATCATTTTAGGTTCGGTAATGTATTTGATAGAAGGATCAGAAAATGGATTTACAAGTATTCCTAGAAGCGTGTATTGGGCAATTGTAACCTTAACAACAGTTGGTTACGGAGATATTGCACCAGCAACACCAATTGGTCAATTTATCGCTAGTGCAATTATGATTTTAGGTTATGCGATTATTGCTATTCCTACAGGAATTATTTCTTCAGAAATTGCTAAAGAAGATAAAGTAAACTTAAACACACAATCTTGTCCGCATTGCGCAACAGAAGGCCATGTTGATGGCGCTATATTCTGTCATCATTGTGGTAATAAATTGAATGAATAA
- a CDS encoding EamA family transporter, translated as MNKSKLLIIASFFSIYVIWGSTYLLNKIAVAEIPPLFLAAIRFGFAGILILIIALLLKKSLKVTKRQLLNVTIAGFLFLVYGNGVFVWALKYVDSGFAALLASTQPLFVLFLLRLIDGKKMQRKSIIGVGLGILGMYLLVSQKEIATSEGMVIGIFMILSCVLSWSYGSVFVSKADLPKNFFVSTGYQMTIASILQLCFSQIFNEDISTVTTMSFKVQVSIVILIIFGSIVAFTAFNYLLKVVSPEKVATSAYVNPVIALLLGWYFLDEKLTNQSIIASIVLLTGVYFITSRKRVTKNKIRPSQKT; from the coding sequence ATGAATAAATCCAAACTACTTATTATAGCTTCATTTTTCTCAATTTATGTAATCTGGGGCTCTACATATTTACTGAATAAAATAGCTGTAGCTGAAATTCCGCCTTTGTTTTTAGCTGCTATTCGTTTTGGTTTCGCCGGTATTTTGATTTTAATTATTGCGCTGCTCTTAAAAAAATCATTAAAAGTGACTAAACGTCAATTATTAAATGTTACCATTGCCGGCTTTTTGTTTTTGGTCTACGGAAATGGTGTCTTTGTTTGGGCTTTAAAATATGTAGATAGTGGTTTTGCGGCTTTGTTAGCTTCAACACAACCTTTATTTGTGTTATTTCTTCTTCGTTTAATCGATGGAAAAAAAATGCAACGAAAATCTATTATTGGAGTTGGTTTGGGGATATTAGGAATGTATTTACTGGTAAGTCAGAAAGAAATAGCAACTTCAGAAGGAATGGTCATTGGAATTTTCATGATTCTTTCTTGTGTATTAAGTTGGAGCTATGGAAGTGTTTTTGTTTCAAAAGCAGATTTACCGAAAAACTTCTTTGTAAGTACAGGTTATCAAATGACTATTGCGAGTATTTTACAATTATGTTTTAGTCAAATTTTTAATGAAGATATTTCTACGGTTACTACAATGAGTTTTAAAGTTCAAGTATCAATAGTAATCTTAATCATTTTTGGGAGTATTGTTGCTTTTACAGCGTTCAATTACTTATTGAAGGTTGTTTCTCCAGAGAAAGTGGCTACATCTGCTTATGTGAATCCTGTTATTGCATTATTATTAGGATGGTATTTTTTAGATGAAAAGTTAACAAATCAATCTATAATAGCTTCGATTGTATTGTTAACAGGAGTTTATTTCATTACATCTAGAAAAAGAGTTACTAAAAATAAAATTAGGCCTTCTCAAAAAACATAA
- a CDS encoding AAA family ATPase — MIYTEVKTLGELKKSGYKSVSIKDELRNNLIQKLKNQETVFEGVWGYENSVVPELETAILSKHNINLLGLRGQAKTRLARLMVTLLDEYIPVVEGSEINDDPLQPLSRFAIELIKEKGDDTPITWLHRDDRFFEKLATPDVTVADLIGDVDPIKAMNLKLNYADDRVIHFGMIPRANRCIFVINEIPDLQARIQVSLFNILQEGDIQIRGFKLRLPLDIQFVFTANPEDYTNRGSIVTPLKDRIGSQILTHYPKSIDIAEKITEQEANTLQNQKETVYVPKLAKRLVEQISFEARDSEYVDVKSGVSARMSISVLENLISTAERRSFLTEDDTTTVRLLDFFGTIPAITGKVELVYEGEQEGADFVAQNLISNAVKTLFLELFPEIKKLKKEDEKTPYDEIAQWFYSSDAIELLDDMDDTYFKEQLDVIKPLDSLIEKFQPEYPKEDLYFLKEFVLWALSEFKILNKKRFTKGFQFNDSLANYIRGI; from the coding sequence ATGATATATACTGAAGTAAAGACCTTAGGAGAATTAAAGAAATCAGGATATAAATCGGTTTCTATCAAAGACGAATTAAGAAATAATTTAATACAGAAATTAAAAAATCAAGAAACTGTTTTCGAAGGAGTTTGGGGGTATGAAAACTCAGTAGTCCCTGAATTAGAAACAGCAATTCTATCAAAACATAACATCAATTTACTGGGTTTAAGAGGACAAGCTAAAACCAGATTAGCTCGTTTAATGGTAACATTGTTAGACGAATATATTCCAGTTGTAGAAGGTTCTGAAATTAATGATGATCCGTTACAACCATTATCTCGTTTCGCAATTGAGTTAATTAAAGAAAAAGGAGATGATACTCCTATCACCTGGTTACATAGAGATGATCGTTTCTTTGAAAAATTAGCCACTCCAGATGTTACTGTTGCTGATTTAATTGGAGATGTTGACCCAATTAAAGCAATGAATTTAAAGTTGAATTATGCAGATGATCGAGTAATTCATTTTGGAATGATTCCGCGTGCAAATCGCTGTATTTTTGTGATTAATGAAATCCCTGATTTACAAGCTAGAATTCAGGTTTCTCTTTTCAATATATTGCAAGAAGGAGATATTCAAATACGAGGATTTAAATTACGTCTTCCTTTAGATATTCAATTTGTATTTACTGCAAACCCTGAAGACTATACGAATAGAGGAAGTATTGTAACTCCGTTAAAAGATAGAATTGGATCACAGATCTTAACACATTATCCGAAATCTATTGATATTGCTGAGAAAATTACAGAACAAGAAGCAAATACTTTACAGAATCAAAAAGAAACGGTTTACGTTCCGAAATTAGCAAAACGCTTAGTGGAACAAATTAGTTTTGAAGCTCGTGATAGTGAATATGTGGATGTAAAAAGTGGAGTTAGTGCTCGTATGAGTATTTCTGTACTTGAAAATTTAATTAGTACTGCAGAGCGCAGAAGCTTTTTAACGGAAGATGATACTACTACAGTACGTTTATTAGATTTCTTCGGGACAATTCCTGCAATTACGGGAAAAGTAGAATTAGTTTATGAAGGTGAACAGGAGGGAGCTGATTTTGTTGCGCAAAACTTGATTTCTAATGCTGTTAAAACCCTCTTTTTAGAACTATTCCCTGAGATTAAGAAATTGAAGAAAGAAGATGAAAAAACACCTTACGATGAAATTGCACAGTGGTTCTATTCAAGTGACGCAATTGAATTATTGGATGATATGGATGATACTTATTTTAAAGAGCAATTAGACGTTATTAAACCTCTAGATTCTTTAATAGAAAAATTCCAACCGGAATACCCAAAGGAAGATTTATATTTCTTGAAGGAATTTGTGTTATGGGCATTGTCTGAGTTTAAAATTTTAAATAAAAAGCGTTTTACTAAAGGCTTTCAATTTAATGATTCCTTAGCAAATTATATAAGGGGTATATAG
- a CDS encoding DUF1853 family protein, translating to MYFNKKELQQQYQGFCDTNLLWTGSLNKVLQNIDFQYNYTNLLKVLINTKLRLGKLVEQFVFNQFSNDPSIEILTENLQIQNDKITIGELDCILLKDQKPIHLEIVYKFYLYDKSVGTTEIEHWIGPNRRDSFDQKYNKLVTKQLPLLNHSRTKEILQELKISTENISQQVYFKAQLFPHISDIEKQFPVVNNDCISGYYIYEDELEQFKDCKFYIPTKHNWLIHAHPNVDWMNVESYKLELKEYFEQKNAPLCWVKKPNGVISKLFVVWW from the coding sequence ATGTACTTCAACAAAAAGGAACTACAACAACAATATCAAGGATTTTGCGACACTAATTTACTATGGACTGGAAGTTTAAATAAAGTATTGCAAAATATTGATTTTCAATACAATTACACTAACCTACTTAAAGTTTTGATTAATACTAAATTAAGACTAGGAAAGTTAGTTGAACAATTTGTCTTTAATCAATTTTCAAATGATCCAAGTATTGAAATCTTAACTGAGAATTTACAGATACAAAATGATAAAATTACCATTGGAGAGTTAGATTGTATTCTATTAAAAGATCAAAAACCTATTCATTTAGAAATAGTTTATAAGTTTTATCTCTACGACAAAAGTGTTGGTACAACAGAAATAGAACATTGGATTGGTCCTAATCGAAGAGATAGTTTTGACCAGAAGTACAACAAACTTGTTACAAAACAACTTCCTCTTCTCAACCATTCAAGAACTAAAGAAATTCTTCAAGAACTAAAAATATCGACAGAGAATATTTCACAACAAGTATATTTTAAGGCTCAATTATTCCCACATATCTCTGACATTGAAAAGCAATTTCCTGTGGTAAATAATGATTGTATTTCTGGGTATTATATTTATGAAGATGAGTTAGAACAATTTAAAGATTGTAAATTCTATATTCCAACTAAACATAATTGGTTAATACATGCTCATCCAAATGTAGATTGGATGAATGTTGAAAGCTATAAACTCGAATTAAAGGAATATTTCGAACAAAAAAATGCTCCATTATGCTGGGTGAAGAAGCCTAATGGAGTCATTTCAAAATTATTTGTTGTATGGTGGTAG
- a CDS encoding exonuclease domain-containing protein: protein MYAIVDIETTGGKFNEEGITEIAIYKYDGHTIIDQFISLVNPEREIQEFVVKLTGINNKMLRNAPKFHEVAKRIIEITEGCVIIAHNASFDYRILRTEYNRLGYDYVRDNLCTVQLSKKLIPDQDSYSLGKLCRALGIPVTDRHRASGDALATVKLFKLLLDKDTDKKILERTIKFTDNRNHKLKINSILEELPEKEGVFYVHNENGNVIFIGRGKNIRLEVNKLFLKENKRAEKIKTKVDVVTYQETGNQLFTRLKYYLELDSIKPKYNLIRKRKLTHLDFNHDHFLIIEKGRIPEENLIILVEKNNVIGYAFTNLSYQRNQLEVLKNLVTTIENKPLAKTIIKNYLLNNSVGKIVRYELENNL, encoded by the coding sequence ATGTACGCTATAGTTGATATTGAAACTACTGGAGGAAAATTTAACGAAGAAGGGATTACCGAAATTGCCATTTATAAATATGATGGCCATACAATCATAGATCAATTCATATCTCTTGTCAATCCCGAAAGGGAAATTCAAGAATTTGTTGTTAAACTAACTGGAATTAACAACAAAATGCTTCGCAATGCGCCTAAATTTCATGAGGTTGCCAAAAGAATTATAGAAATTACTGAAGGTTGTGTTATTATCGCTCATAATGCTTCTTTTGACTACAGAATACTTAGAACAGAATATAATCGCTTGGGTTATGATTATGTTAGAGATAATTTATGTACTGTTCAATTAAGTAAAAAATTAATTCCAGATCAAGATTCTTACAGTTTAGGTAAATTATGTAGAGCGCTAGGAATTCCCGTTACAGATCGCCATAGAGCAAGTGGTGACGCTTTAGCTACAGTTAAGTTATTCAAGCTCTTATTAGATAAAGATACCGATAAGAAAATCTTAGAACGTACCATTAAGTTTACTGATAACAGAAATCATAAACTTAAAATCAACAGCATTTTAGAAGAATTGCCAGAAAAAGAAGGTGTTTTTTATGTGCATAATGAAAATGGTAATGTAATCTTTATAGGTAGAGGAAAAAACATCCGCTTAGAGGTTAATAAGCTGTTCTTAAAAGAAAACAAAAGAGCAGAAAAGATTAAAACTAAAGTTGATGTCGTTACTTATCAAGAAACAGGAAATCAATTATTTACTAGGTTAAAGTATTATTTAGAACTTGATAGTATTAAACCTAAGTATAACTTGATCAGAAAGCGTAAATTAACTCATTTAGATTTCAACCATGATCATTTCTTGATTATTGAGAAAGGAAGAATTCCAGAGGAAAACTTAATTATTCTAGTGGAGAAGAATAACGTTATTGGTTACGCATTTACAAATCTTTCTTATCAAAGAAACCAATTAGAGGTATTGAAGAATTTAGTTACTACAATAGAAAACAAACCTCTAGCCAAAACAATTATTAAAAATTATTTATTGAATAATTCTGTAGGTAAAATTGTACGCTACGAACTAGAAAATAATTTGTAA
- a CDS encoding vWA domain-containing protein: MNKFLCIALLSFGTVSCKNNVKKKTDEVVITAYATEKEQTPITKKKSQDVEIVFCLDATGSMSGLIGTAKEKIWDIVSELAQSGDVENLKLGMVFYRDRGDGFVTKQIQLTTDLDEVYSDLLEIEAAGGGDTPESVNQALHEAVNEMKWSKKSETYRTIFVVGDCPPHMDYQDDVKYTESCKRAAQKGIIINTIKLGTSCRSAIPHFKKMASCTNGEFMQLDQHASDIVIATPYDDDIYEVSQSIDESRMYYGSEAEQTMNYDKKAKSIAVYEKSSKTSNSARATYKMSKSGKKAWMGTKEMVNDYADGKVNLEEIAEEELPKELKGKSKSEIKAELEKLKRERRKKERKLKELSEKRKQFIKQKKKELDTSKQSSFSEKVVDVLKKQAEKEL; encoded by the coding sequence ATGAATAAATTTTTATGTATAGCATTGTTATCGTTTGGAACGGTGAGTTGTAAAAACAATGTAAAGAAAAAAACAGACGAAGTAGTTATTACTGCTTATGCCACTGAAAAGGAACAAACACCTATAACAAAAAAGAAGTCTCAAGATGTAGAAATTGTGTTTTGTTTGGATGCAACGGGAAGTATGAGTGGATTGATTGGAACTGCAAAAGAAAAAATTTGGGACATTGTTTCTGAATTGGCCCAAAGTGGTGATGTAGAAAACTTGAAATTAGGAATGGTTTTTTATAGAGATCGCGGTGATGGTTTTGTTACAAAACAAATTCAATTGACTACTGATTTAGATGAAGTTTACTCTGATTTACTTGAGATTGAAGCTGCAGGTGGTGGTGATACTCCAGAAAGTGTAAATCAAGCTTTACATGAAGCCGTAAATGAAATGAAATGGTCTAAAAAATCAGAAACCTATAGAACCATTTTTGTTGTTGGTGATTGTCCACCACATATGGATTATCAAGATGATGTAAAGTATACCGAAAGTTGTAAAAGAGCTGCACAAAAAGGAATTATCATCAACACCATTAAATTGGGAACGAGTTGTAGAAGTGCCATTCCTCATTTTAAGAAAATGGCAAGTTGTACCAATGGAGAATTTATGCAGTTAGACCAACATGCTTCTGATATTGTAATTGCTACACCTTATGATGATGATATTTATGAAGTTTCACAATCCATTGATGAATCTAGAATGTATTACGGTAGTGAAGCAGAGCAAACTATGAATTACGATAAAAAAGCAAAATCTATTGCTGTGTATGAAAAGAGCTCAAAAACTTCAAATAGTGCCCGTGCCACGTATAAGATGAGTAAATCTGGGAAAAAAGCATGGATGGGAACCAAAGAAATGGTAAACGATTATGCTGATGGAAAAGTAAATCTAGAAGAAATTGCAGAAGAAGAATTACCAAAAGAATTAAAGGGAAAAAGTAAAAGTGAAATAAAAGCAGAATTAGAAAAATTAAAAAGAGAGCGAAGAAAAAAAGAAAGAAAATTAAAAGAATTGTCTGAAAAAAGAAAGCAGTTTATTAAGCAGAAAAAGAAAGAGTTAGATACTTCAAAACAATCGTCTTTTAGTGAAAAGGTTGTAGATGTATTAAAAAAGCAAGCAGAAAAAGAACTATAA